The Ranitomeya imitator isolate aRanImi1 chromosome 6, aRanImi1.pri, whole genome shotgun sequence genome window below encodes:
- the LSM5 gene encoding U6 snRNA-associated Sm-like protein LSm5 — protein MAANVTTNPSQLLPLELVDKCIGSRIHIVMKSDKEIVGTLLGFDDFVNMVLEDVTEFEITPEGRRITKLDQILLNGNNITMLVPGGEGPEV, from the exons ATGGCGGCTAACGTCACCACCAACCCGTCACAGCTACTGCCGCTCG AGCTGGTGGATAAGTGTATAGGATCCCGTATACACATCGTGATGAAGAGTGACAAGGAGATTGTGGGCACGCTGCTGGGCTTCGATGACTTTGTCA ATATGGTCCTAGAAGATGTCACAGAATT TGAGATCACACCTGAAGGACGACGGATTACAAAGCTAGATCAAATTCTGCTAAATGGAAACAATATAACAATG CTTGTACCTGGAGGAGAAGGCCCCGAGGTATAA